One Oryza brachyantha chromosome 3, ObraRS2, whole genome shotgun sequence DNA segment encodes these proteins:
- the LOC102699491 gene encoding cysteine-rich receptor-like protein kinase 41, producing MKTATFYLLLFHVFAFLSSPRTAGRDASITGSHDDREHAVAITGQLPAVPPAAPLASFALLFPSLQQIRGFSVVGGRMAATSTKGAGDRGGVVVWGIPWWEWGNPAAPSALRAALCRLYAEAYCGSFCSVGERRHRHVLVDDMAGGDEDVLQKCRVRCVAVADLPCHALGTGAETPYYSVIFDRLRWLVMNSLSLRPWVLLATTWIIVYFRLKYRMDNERRTEIRTIEHLSADEVVDLPRSRIASVASIDLPTMERATGGFSKRNIIGEGGFAIVYKGKLPQNHVLARDLHYQRKIAVKRLKPSAQSTKGLNDFTREVELMSRFRHGNLSRLLAYCTEGDERILVYEYMPKRSLDVYIFGTPKHRASLNWAKRLEIIHGMAKGVNYLHEGSREIVIHRDLKPSNVLLDDEFTPKIADFGATKTLVADDTGSQTIVFSP from the exons ATGAAGACAGCAACATTCTACCTTCTCCTCTTCCATGTCTTCGCCTTCCTCTCCTCGCCCAGAACCGCCGGACGCGACGCCTCCATCACCGGCAGCCATGATGATCGAGAGCACGCCGTGGCGATCACCGGCCAGCTGCCAGCCGTaccaccggcggcgccgctggcCAGCTTCGCGCTCCTCTTCCCCAGCCTCCAGCAGATCCGCGGCTTCTCCGTCGTCGGCGGGCgcatggcggcgacgtccacgAAGGGCGCCGGCGATCGCGGCGGTGTTGTGGTCTGGGGCATCCCTTGGTGGGAGTGGGGCAACCCCGCCGCGCCTTCCGCcctccgagccgcgctctgccgCCTCTACGCCGAGGCGTACTGCGGGTCGTTCTGCAGCGTCGGggagcggcggcaccggcacgTGCTGGTTGACgacatggccggcggcgacgaggacgtgcTGCAGAAGTGCAGGGTGAGGTGCGttgccgttgccgatctcccctGCCACGCTCTTGGTACAGGCGCCGAAACTCCGTATTATTCAG TGATTTTTGACAGGTTGCGATGGCTGGTTATGAATTCATTATCACTACGACCATGGGTCCTACTTGCAACAACTTGgatcattgtttattttcgTCTGAAATATAGGATGGACAACGAAAGGAGAACTGAAATCC GTACAATAGAACATCTTTCAGCGGATGAGGTAGTCGATTTACCACGAAGTCGTATTGCTAGCGTTGCTTCCATAGATCTGCCTACAATGGAAAGAGCCACAGGAGGTTTCTCCAAGAGGAATATCATCGGTGAAGGTGGTTTTGCCATTGTTTACAAG GGCAAACTACCCCAGAATCATGTCCTCGCAAGGGATTTACATTACCAAAGGAAGATTGCGGTGAAGAGGCTTAAACCATCGGCTCAGTCCACAAAAGGCTTGAATGATTTCACCAGAGAAGTGGAGCTGATGTCCAGGTTTAGACATGGCAACCTCAGCCGGCTCCTCGCCTACTGCACTGAAGGTGACGAGAGAATACTCGTGTATGAGTACATGCCAAAGAGGAGTCTGGATGTCTACATATTCG GTACACCAAAACATCGGGCATCTCTAAATTGGGCAAAGAGACTAGAGATTATCCATGGGATGGCCAAAGGTGTCAACTACCTTCATGAAGGATCAAGGGAGATTGTCATTCACAGGGATCTGAAGCCTTCCAATGTGCTCTTGGATGATGAATTCACTCCAAAGATAGCAGACTTTGGCGCAACTAAAACACTTGTTGCTGATGACACTGGATCTCAGACTATAGTTTTTTCACCGTAA